The genomic stretch GAATTAGAAAAAGGCGGTTGAAACAAGCGCGCGGTGATCACTCTCTCTGCTTCGTAGCGCAATGAAGCTTGCTCCACCGGCTGCGAGAAGTTGCCCCAGACTTCGGCAATACTGACATTGCTGCGGTCGGTTAAATCCATTAATGGTACCACCACCGGCACCCCCCACTCGTCAGCGGTATCGTAAATAAGTCGCTCTAACTGCGGGTAACTTTCTTGGGTAACAAATTCTCTTCTAAGGTTGTCTTCAATTACTAACCAAATGGCCACCATTGGCCTGCGGTTGCCCCAAAGCGGTAACCCGGCTGCGGTCACCATTTCTTCCACTTTTCCCGACTCAAACTCCACCGTTATTTTGGTTTCACCATTGCGATCAACGTATTCATAGCGCAACATGTAATCCGAAATACGTCTCATGGCCGCTTGAATTGAGGGGTGAGAAAAATCATCAGCTTTGCCAGTCAACTTTTGTAGTACTTTTAACAGCGCTTGTTGGCTTGCTTCAGCACGGGTGGCTCGAGATTTGTCGCTTACCGAGAGAGTTGCTTCATACAGCTTTTGCACTTCAACGGCTGGTGCACTCATGGAGCAACAAAACAGCAATATGAAAATCAGTCTGATGACCATAGTATCCATGTTTTCGTATCTATAAAGCTTGATCCTAAAACAATCATGTAAGTAAAGCAAAAACAACTGCGTGATCCTGTTAAATCGCAAAAAGATGAAAGATAACAACACACTTTACCTAGATAGTGACTTAATAATTCGGCACTTTGTCTAGCCAATTGCGAGCGACACCAGCGGGCAACTCATTATATCGCTGCATTTACGCTACTCCTTTTATGAAGATGTATGGCGTAACTGAACTCACCGCACCACAGCAGCCAAATAACGCTGGCGCTAAGTTTTTCAGTAGCAAAGTTGCTACACTGTGCTTTTGTAACCGACATATTTTCTACCGGAGTGGCAATGAAATACTTACATACCATGGTTCGTGTTCACGACTTAGAAGCTTCACTGCACTTTTATTGTGAACTACTGGGACTAAAAGAAGTAAAACGACATGATAGCGAGCAAGGCCGTTTTACCTTGGTCTACCTCGCAGCGCCTGAGCAATTAGCCGAAGCCGAACCCACTTATGCGCCAACGCTTGAGCTCACTTATAACTGGGACCCGGAGCAATATGATGGCGGTCGCAACTTTGGTCATTTGGCCTTCGCCGTTGAGGATATTTACGCGCTTTGCCAAAAGTTACAAGATGCGGGGGTCACTATTAACCGTCCACCTCGCTGCGGCCATATGGCATTTGTAAAGTCGCCAGATGGCATCTCCATCGAGTTATTACAACAAGGTAAGTCGCTTGAGCCTGCTGAGCCTTGGCTGTCTATGCCAAACACGGGCAGTTGGTAGCGTTAATAGACCAAATGATAGCTTTTCAGCAAAGTCACCAGCTTTGCTTGAAAAGCGTTATCACTGAGCAAGGCTTCGAGCATTTTAAAGTTTTGCCTTTCACTGTGCGGCGCCATAATCGCGCGATAGTATGTTTCATGTGGTAGTTGAGAAAAATAAAACACCTCAGGCCAGGCGTTTTTCGCCACCAAATACTCAACCGTAGAACGACTGACAACGGCCAAAGTAACCCGCTTTTTCATCACCATTTCTAGTAGCGCTTGCTCAGAATTAACATCAACCAGCTCTACTTTGTTCGCTTTCACCCCGGGCTCGAGGTGACGATAATAATAGCCCGAGATCACCCCAACTTGATTACCATATAGCGAAACGGGATGAATGTATTCAAATGCCTGATCGACGTGGGAAACAAACTCGTCGGTGTCATACATAATGGGGCTACTCCAGAGATATTTTTGTTTCTGCGGATCGCCAAACCAATTAGGATTTACTCCTAACACCATGCCATCGAGCTTGCCTGCGGCTAGCAATCGATTGATACGCTTGCGGGGCACAAAGCGCACACGGACCTCGGCTGCATCTAATGACTCGTTGAGTAGCTTGGCTATGTCAAAATATAAGCCTTGGCGCTTTTCTAAATCAATAACATAGGGCGGTTTAAGGTGGTAGATATAGAGCGTTAATGGGCTTGTAGCCGCTGCTGAAAAGCCACTTAATACTGCCATAAGTATGATGGTAATCCGGATCCTAAGCAAACTGTGCCCCTCTGATCAGTGCGACTAAAATACAATCTATATTATGACCGATTTATCTTGTTTGGCTTGCGAACCCGCAAAAAAATGGGGCATAACGCCCCTTAATTTACAAAGTAATAACATCTTTAGCAAGTAAAGATAAACATCAGCCTG from Pseudoalteromonas sp. UG3-2 encodes the following:
- a CDS encoding DUF2066 domain-containing protein, which produces MDTMVIRLIFILLFCCSMSAPAVEVQKLYEATLSVSDKSRATRAEASQQALLKVLQKLTGKADDFSHPSIQAAMRRISDYMLRYEYVDRNGETKITVEFESGKVEEMVTAAGLPLWGNRRPMVAIWLVIEDNLRREFVTQESYPQLERLIYDTADEWGVPVVVPLMDLTDRSNVSIAEVWGNFSQPVEQASLRYEAERVITARLFQPPFSNSWQLDWRYTDAEFFQPEQLVGDKQQVIIDMVNHLSSALARKYVIDPTQNDTMHTSTVVVERLATFSDVELAKRRLMSMSTVVDVDVIYRAGDTIKFVITHSSTVSDLRKTINLEQSFAEYQDPRAYYQVSDNNNLKYVWVGQ
- the gloA gene encoding lactoylglutathione lyase → MKYLHTMVRVHDLEASLHFYCELLGLKEVKRHDSEQGRFTLVYLAAPEQLAEAEPTYAPTLELTYNWDPEQYDGGRNFGHLAFAVEDIYALCQKLQDAGVTINRPPRCGHMAFVKSPDGISIELLQQGKSLEPAEPWLSMPNTGSW
- a CDS encoding transporter substrate-binding domain-containing protein, with the translated sequence MAVLSGFSAAATSPLTLYIYHLKPPYVIDLEKRQGLYFDIAKLLNESLDAAEVRVRFVPRKRINRLLAAGKLDGMVLGVNPNWFGDPQKQKYLWSSPIMYDTDEFVSHVDQAFEYIHPVSLYGNQVGVISGYYYRHLEPGVKANKVELVDVNSEQALLEMVMKKRVTLAVVSRSTVEYLVAKNAWPEVFYFSQLPHETYYRAIMAPHSERQNFKMLEALLSDNAFQAKLVTLLKSYHLVY